From Sporohalobacter salinus, a single genomic window includes:
- the nagA gene encoding N-acetylglucosamine-6-phosphate deacetylase, giving the protein MSLLLTGGEVYTENSVLTAADLLIEDGLITAVGNEENKAGLKEIDLTGYKVIPGLIDLHIHGANGYDVMDSSYQALNFIANYLANNGVTNFLPTTVTANWSKLKSALKNIDQTMHQGTTGAEILGAYVEGPYISKEKKGAHPEEFIRSINLADIKKILNYSNNIKLFALAPEKENSLKLIKFLSQNGIEVSLGHTNASYEETEAAVNSGAKLAVHAFNGMKGLHHRKPGVVGSVLSNDQLNAELIADNIHVHQAVMKILYNCKGKDGICLISDCMRAGGLEDGEYTLGELDITVKDSIARTKSGSLAGSTLRLIDAVKNIVELVGVDLSAAIQMAALNPARLLGLDEQLGSIKEGKKANLAVIDEDYEVMMTIINGELVYQANSF; this is encoded by the coding sequence ATGAGTCTTTTATTAACAGGTGGAGAAGTATATACAGAAAATTCTGTTCTAACAGCAGCTGATTTACTAATTGAAGATGGATTAATAACTGCTGTTGGAAATGAAGAAAATAAAGCAGGATTAAAGGAAATAGATTTAACTGGTTATAAAGTAATCCCTGGTTTAATAGATTTACATATTCATGGGGCCAATGGTTATGATGTTATGGATAGTAGTTATCAAGCCTTAAACTTTATTGCTAATTATTTAGCTAATAATGGAGTAACTAATTTTTTGCCGACAACTGTAACTGCTAACTGGTCAAAACTGAAATCAGCTTTAAAAAATATTGATCAGACTATGCACCAAGGGACTACAGGAGCTGAAATACTAGGCGCATATGTTGAAGGACCTTACATTAGTAAAGAAAAAAAGGGAGCTCATCCAGAAGAATTTATTAGATCAATAAACTTAGCAGATATAAAAAAGATCTTAAACTATTCTAATAATATAAAACTATTTGCCTTAGCCCCTGAAAAAGAGAATTCATTAAAGCTAATAAAATTTCTTAGCCAAAATGGTATTGAAGTATCTCTAGGACATACTAATGCTAGTTATGAAGAAACTGAAGCTGCTGTTAACTCTGGGGCTAAATTAGCAGTTCATGCTTTTAATGGGATGAAAGGTCTGCACCACCGTAAACCAGGAGTAGTAGGATCAGTTTTAAGTAATGATCAGCTTAATGCTGAGTTAATTGCTGATAATATTCATGTTCATCAAGCAGTGATGAAGATTTTATATAATTGTAAAGGTAAAGATGGTATCTGTTTAATTAGTGACTGTATGAGAGCTGGTGGCTTAGAGGATGGAGAATATACTTTAGGTGAATTAGATATTACAGTTAAAGATTCAATTGCTAGAACTAAAAGCGGATCTTTAGCTGGGAGTACATTAAGATTAATAGATGCAGTTAAAAATATAGTAGAATTAGTAGGAGTAGATTTAAGTGCTGCTATTCAAATGGCTGCTTTAAATCCAGCTCGATTATTAGGTCTTGATGAGCAGTTAGGCAGTATTAAAGAGGGGAAAAAGGCAAATTTGGCGGTAATAGATGAAGATTATGAAGTAATGATGACAATTATTAATGGTGAATTAGTTTATCAGGCTAATAGCTTTTAA
- the agaF gene encoding PTS galactosamine/N-acetylgalactosamine transporter subunit IIA, which produces MIGIIITGHGNFATGLKSSLELIIGEQARLEAVDFLADESTTKLRTKLNAAVSKLGTEEGLVFFSDLVGGSPFKTSVLVAKDIEDSEVLAGTNLPMIMDILFARDKLSPAELKSKALSAAESGIDAFNFNNQSKKEKQGSANKL; this is translated from the coding sequence ATGATTGGAATTATTATAACTGGACATGGTAATTTTGCAACTGGATTAAAAAGTTCTTTGGAATTAATTATTGGTGAACAAGCTAGATTAGAAGCGGTTGACTTTTTAGCAGATGAATCAACAACAAAATTAAGGACTAAATTAAATGCCGCTGTTTCTAAGTTAGGAACAGAAGAGGGATTAGTTTTTTTTAGTGATTTAGTAGGTGGTTCCCCATTTAAGACTAGTGTTTTAGTAGCTAAAGATATTGAGGATAGTGAAGTTCTTGCTGGGACTAATTTACCAATGATTATGGATATTTTATTTGCTAGAGATAAATTATCTCCAGCTGAATTAAAATCTAAAGCGCTTAGCGCTGCTGAATCTGGAATAGATGCTTTTAATTTTAACAACCAGAGTAAAAAAGAAAAACAGGGTTCAGCTAATAAACTTTAA
- a CDS encoding PTS system mannose/fructose/sorbose family transporter subunit IID, which produces MASNNQQEQGEITKTELWKMIFRSLFLQSSFNYERMQAGGWLYSLMPALKKVHKKKDELAAAMKRHLEFFNTHPFLITPVLGIIAAMEEQKEDPQMIRSIKVALMGPLGGIGDALLWMTLLPITAGIGVSLAKQGNASGPIVFFLLFNAVHFVLRIGGMFYGYYTGVNALKKLKAGAKAISRAASILGVTVIGGLIASYISLSLNLNINVEGNQISVQKEVLDKILPNMLPLGYTLLLYYLIKKGYSPLKLVGITICIGVIGKYIGLL; this is translated from the coding sequence ATGGCATCTAATAATCAACAAGAGCAAGGGGAGATAACTAAGACTGAACTCTGGAAAATGATTTTTCGTTCTCTATTTTTACAATCCTCTTTTAACTATGAAAGAATGCAGGCTGGAGGATGGTTATATAGTTTAATGCCGGCTTTGAAAAAAGTTCATAAGAAGAAAGATGAATTAGCTGCAGCGATGAAAAGACATTTAGAATTCTTTAATACCCATCCATTTTTAATTACTCCAGTTTTAGGAATAATTGCTGCTATGGAAGAACAAAAAGAAGATCCACAAATGATTCGTAGTATTAAGGTAGCTTTGATGGGGCCTTTAGGTGGAATTGGAGATGCTTTGTTATGGATGACTTTATTACCGATAACTGCTGGAATTGGAGTTTCATTAGCTAAACAGGGTAATGCTTCGGGGCCAATTGTCTTTTTCTTATTGTTTAATGCTGTTCATTTTGTATTAAGAATAGGCGGTATGTTTTATGGCTATTATACAGGGGTTAATGCTTTGAAAAAATTGAAAGCTGGTGCTAAAGCTATTTCTAGAGCAGCTTCAATTTTAGGAGTTACTGTAATTGGTGGTTTGATTGCTTCTTATATTAGCTTAAGCTTAAATTTAAATATTAACGTAGAGGGTAATCAAATTAGTGTCCAAAAAGAAGTTTTAGATAAGATTTTACCAAATATGCTTCCACTTGGTTATACATTATTGCTTTACTATCTAATTAAGAAAGGATATTCACCGCTAAAATTAGTTGGGATTACAATTTGTATTGGAGTAATAGGTAAGTATATTGGCTTGTTATAA
- the agaW gene encoding PTS N-acetylgalactosamine transporter subunit IIC has product MLQEAFLIALWAGITGIDQFNILLHIHRPIITGPVVGFILGDFQTGLAAGATLELVWMGMAPLAGAQPPNVVIGGIIGTVFAILSGQDPKTAVSVAVPFAVAAQGAITLLFTAYSPLMHKADEYAAEAKHKATDMLNLSGMVVLFVFNFVVAFLPVYFGADAAKAMVDIIPTTLLDGLAVAGGMMPALGFAMLLSIMLKKEYVAFLLVGFVVVTYFDLTLVGTAIIGVAIALYDYYSNNSNDNNQTPKKEAKTNGI; this is encoded by the coding sequence ATGTTACAAGAAGCCTTTTTAATAGCTTTATGGGCAGGGATAACTGGAATTGATCAATTTAATATTTTACTTCATATTCATCGACCAATAATTACTGGACCAGTTGTAGGATTTATTTTAGGAGATTTTCAGACAGGTTTAGCAGCAGGAGCAACTTTAGAACTTGTTTGGATGGGAATGGCTCCATTAGCTGGAGCTCAACCGCCGAATGTAGTTATTGGTGGAATTATTGGAACAGTGTTTGCAATTTTATCAGGTCAGGACCCTAAAACAGCAGTTAGTGTAGCAGTACCATTTGCAGTTGCTGCTCAAGGTGCAATTACTTTATTGTTTACTGCTTATTCTCCACTGATGCATAAAGCAGACGAATATGCAGCAGAAGCTAAGCATAAAGCAACAGATATGTTAAATTTATCAGGAATGGTTGTGTTATTTGTCTTTAATTTTGTGGTTGCCTTTTTGCCTGTTTATTTTGGAGCAGATGCAGCCAAGGCAATGGTAGATATCATTCCTACTACTTTACTTGATGGCTTGGCAGTAGCTGGAGGGATGATGCCTGCCTTAGGTTTTGCAATGTTGTTAAGTATTATGTTGAAGAAAGAATATGTTGCCTTTTTATTAGTAGGTTTTGTAGTAGTAACTTATTTTGATCTTACTTTAGTTGGAACGGCTATTATTGGAGTTGCAATTGCTTTGTATGACTATTACTCAAATAATTCTAATGACAATAACCAGACTCCAAAGAAGGAGGCAAAAACTAATGGCATCTAA
- the agaV gene encoding PTS N-acetylgalactosamine transporter subunit IIB yields the protein MANILLTRIDNRLIHGQVAVTWTNHVGGNLILVANDKVADSEMQQDLMDMAAPDGVETRYFTIQETIDKIHMASEEQKIVLVVKNPQDVVKLVKGGVPIEHVNIGNMHYENGKEQLTSTVSVDDEDRKSFKELDQLGVVAEVQRVPDEKSKNIMALI from the coding sequence ATGGCTAACATTTTACTAACTAGAATAGACAATAGATTAATTCATGGACAAGTTGCTGTGACTTGGACTAATCATGTTGGGGGAAATTTAATTTTAGTAGCTAATGATAAAGTAGCTGATAGTGAGATGCAGCAGGATTTGATGGATATGGCTGCTCCAGATGGAGTAGAAACCAGATATTTTACTATCCAAGAAACTATTGATAAGATCCATATGGCATCTGAAGAACAGAAAATTGTTTTAGTAGTTAAAAACCCACAAGATGTTGTAAAACTAGTTAAAGGAGGGGTGCCTATAGAGCATGTAAATATAGGAAATATGCATTATGAGAATGGAAAAGAGCAGTTAACTAGCACAGTTTCTGTTGATGATGAAGATCGAAAGTCATTTAAGGAGTTAGACCAGCTAGGTGTTGTAGCAGAGGTACAAAGAGTTCCTGATGAAAAATCTAAAAACATTATGGCTTTAATCTAA
- a CDS encoding SIS domain-containing protein has translation MFGYQNQKLKEINANHTAKEIKQQPRLWQETVEIIKDNKAKINKFITKISNLSQARIIFTGAGTSAFVGDTAAPYLDKKLPVKVESIATTDIVSNPKDYLHKKEPTLLISCARSGNSPESLATIRLAEKIVDDLYQIILTCNREGDLAKENIDNDKNLVVFMPKDAHDKGFAMTGSFTTMLLSSLLIFNLDSLEQSKKNIKKIVNLGEKVLENNVDILKEITNYDFNRLIYLGSSPLKGLATEAALKMLELTRGKVMSSYNSALGFRHGPKSVINDQTVVINYLSNDPYTRKYETDLVKEMVAESGEQKIIAISEYQDDEIEELVDLFISLNDQNKGELADVYLAFPYILNAQMLALFKSIQLGITPDNPVPDGSVNRVVKGVKIYPWN, from the coding sequence ATGTTTGGTTATCAAAATCAAAAATTAAAAGAAATAAATGCTAATCATACTGCTAAAGAGATCAAACAGCAGCCGCGTTTGTGGCAAGAAACAGTAGAGATTATAAAAGATAATAAAGCTAAGATTAATAAGTTTATAACTAAAATTTCTAATCTTTCTCAAGCTAGAATTATTTTTACTGGAGCTGGAACTTCAGCTTTTGTAGGAGATACAGCTGCTCCTTATTTAGATAAAAAACTACCAGTTAAAGTAGAGTCGATTGCTACCACAGATATAGTTAGTAATCCTAAAGATTATTTGCATAAAAAAGAGCCTACTTTATTAATTTCATGTGCCAGATCAGGAAATAGCCCAGAAAGCTTAGCAACTATTAGATTAGCAGAAAAAATAGTTGATGATTTATATCAAATAATATTAACTTGTAATCGCGAAGGAGATTTGGCTAAAGAGAATATTGATAATGATAAAAATTTAGTGGTATTTATGCCAAAAGATGCTCATGATAAAGGCTTTGCAATGACTGGAAGTTTTACAACTATGTTATTAAGCTCTCTTCTTATTTTCAATTTAGATAGTTTAGAGCAAAGTAAGAAAAATATAAAGAAAATTGTTAATTTAGGAGAAAAAGTACTAGAAAATAATGTAGATATACTAAAAGAAATAACTAATTATGACTTTAACCGTTTAATATATTTAGGATCTTCTCCACTAAAGGGCTTAGCAACAGAAGCGGCTTTAAAAATGTTAGAATTAACTCGAGGAAAAGTGATGAGCAGTTATAATTCTGCTCTAGGTTTCCGCCATGGGCCAAAATCAGTGATTAATGATCAAACAGTAGTGATTAATTATTTATCAAATGATCCCTATACTAGAAAGTATGAAACTGATCTAGTAAAAGAAATGGTAGCAGAATCAGGAGAACAGAAAATTATTGCTATTTCTGAGTATCAGGATGATGAGATAGAAGAACTAGTAGACTTATTTATATCTTTAAATGATCAAAACAAGGGAGAATTAGCAGATGTTTATTTAGCCTTCCCTTATATTTTAAATGCTCAAATGCTAGCCTTGTTTAAATCAATTCAATTAGGGATTACCCCTGATAATCCAGTGCCTGATGGTTCAGTGAATAGGGTTGTTAAGGGAGTTAAGATTTATCCTTGGAATTAA
- a CDS encoding GntR family transcriptional regulator, with amino-acid sequence MKSKQKIDKNSRIPLYYQLMDIIIEKIESDKLQPDDKLPSERNLCEKYDISRATVRQAIQELEKEGYIYKQHGKGTFVSPEKFKQDLLEFYSFTEEMKKIGKEPTSKVIEFKKINSNKKLARKMDLDIGVKLYQFTRLRLADGEPMMLETSYLPYDRFPGITKEDLENNAMYDIFMNRFNVSFSQAEEIFQPVAAKQEEAEHLNIDPGIPSMRLKRITYENNEVIEYTVGIARGDKFKYHVLLEK; translated from the coding sequence ATGAAATCTAAACAAAAAATCGATAAGAATAGCAGAATTCCATTGTACTATCAACTTATGGATATAATTATAGAGAAGATTGAGTCTGATAAATTGCAGCCTGATGATAAGCTGCCGTCTGAAAGAAATTTATGCGAGAAGTATGATATTAGTCGAGCTACAGTACGACAAGCGATTCAAGAATTAGAAAAAGAAGGATATATATATAAGCAGCATGGTAAAGGAACTTTTGTATCACCAGAGAAGTTTAAACAAGATTTATTAGAGTTTTATAGTTTCACAGAAGAGATGAAAAAAATAGGGAAAGAGCCTACTTCAAAAGTTATTGAATTTAAAAAGATAAATAGTAATAAAAAATTAGCTAGGAAAATGGACCTTGATATTGGAGTTAAATTATATCAATTTACTAGATTGAGATTGGCTGATGGAGAACCGATGATGTTGGAAACTAGTTATTTACCTTATGATAGATTTCCAGGTATTACAAAAGAAGATTTAGAGAATAATGCAATGTATGATATATTTATGAATAGATTTAATGTTTCATTTAGCCAGGCAGAAGAGATTTTTCAACCTGTTGCTGCGAAGCAAGAAGAGGCTGAGCATTTAAATATTGATCCTGGAATTCCTAGTATGAGATTAAAGCGAATTACTTATGAAAATAATGAAGTTATTGAATATACAGTTGGTATTGCTAGAGGAGATAAATTCAAATATCATGTTTTATTAGAAAAATAA